The sequence TCAATCCAAAAGCGGTTGACCCGCACCGACCAGTCTTTGGGAATTTGGGCGGCGGCCCAGGGGCCAGCGTCAAAAATGTTGCGAATTTGGAAGGTCTCGCCGCTAGGCACGATCTCCTGCGCAAAAAAGCCGGTCATGGCGCCCCAAATGGCCCCTGACAAAATGAGTAGCATGCTGGCATGCACCACAATGGGGCCAATGCGGCCCACGATGCCCTTGCGCCCGTAGAGTTGAGTAGCGTCGCGAAAGACGAGATAGCGCTTTTGAGCTAGCCCTGCGGCCAGAGAATCTAGATCGGTGGCTGAGAGTTCAGCGCTGAGGGCCAGCTTTTGAAACTGGCGCGGCTGGGTGTAATATTTCCACTTTTGGGCCGCTCCTAGGGCAGGAAACTGGCGGGTAAAGGTACAGGCGGTAAGGCTAGCGCCAAACACAATTAACAGGGCCAAAAACCACCAGGTGCGGTATACGTGGTCTAGGCCGCTGGTCAAGATCACTTTCCAGCTCAAAAACCCAAATAGGGCCGGATCTTCGGGGTAGTTGGTCTGGTAAAACTCCAGGGTTTGGCCCTGCTCAATCACGGTACCGCTGATGCTAAAAGCGGCGATCGCCAGCAGCAAGACAATGGCTAGTCGCAGATCGGCCAGTAGCGGCAGCAAATCTTGCTGAAAATAGTTGCGCACCCCGTCTTTAATCGTCGGTGGTGAAGTGTCAGATGCAGCCATATAATTCCTCAAAACAGACCAACACCGTTACACCAACGTCGCTGGCAGCAGCCGTGACAGCAGTGAAAACACGCCAAACCCCAGCAGAAGCGCTCCGCTGGCCGGGGTTACCCAGCTCGACCACTGGCGTAGATCCAGCAGTCGCTTCAGACTGGCGGTAAACGTCCCCGCCAGCACCAAAGGGGTAACGTAGCCTACGGCGTAGGCCAACAGCAGAGCGCTCCCCAATACAGGGTCTTTCGTCGCTGAAATCCAGGCCAGTAGGGTCGCCAGTACTGGGGTGCTACAGGGCGATGCCACAATGCCAAAGGTGAGGCCGAGGGCGTAGGCCCTTAGCCAGGGGGGCAGGTTCCACCGCTCGAAGGTGGGGCCTGCCCCAGCGGGTAGCGCCAACGGCATAACCCCTAACAGGTTTAACCCCATGGCGATCGCCACCACACTTACCACAATGGGTAAGCCCCAGGCGACCTGACCATACACTAGACCAAAAAAACCAGCGATCAGACCCAGCAGCGCCAGGGTAGTGGCTAGACCAAGGGCAAAGGAGAGCGATCGCACCAGCGCCCCCCTTCGGTTCCCCGCTTCATAGCCGCCCATATAGCCCACCATAATCGGCAGCATCGACAGCAGACAGGGTGACAGACTCGTCAGCAAACCCGCTAGCCCTACCACCGAGAGGCTAATCCACGACACCTGAGTCAACTGGGCATTGACGAGCTGATTGGCCCATTGGGCAATTTCGTAGAGATAAAGCTGAAGGCTTTGGAACATTAACCAAGGTGGCGAAAGGCAAAGGCATTCACCATTGTAACAATCTGGCAACCTGCTCTCAGACTTCTGTTTATCAGGTAACACTAAATCCTGTTTAGTTACCCCCGGTTCAGACGGGCGCATGCCATGCGCCCCTACGATTTGGCCGGTTGGGAATTGGGGTTATGCAATTCGGATTGGGGATAAAACGTGTTTTAAGACAAAGCGTTGCCACCGTCTAAAACCCGCAGGGGCGATCGCGCTTGATTGCCAGCCGCTGATTGGTGCCGCTGCAAAGGCACTGGCGCATCAAGATTAATATCTCTGGCGGCCCGCACCAGCAGCGCCGCTGTCGCCAAGCTAGCCACCATTGAGCTACCTCCGTAGCTCAGCAGCGGAAAAGGCAGCCCCGTGGTCGGCAGCACTCCAGTTGCCACTCCCATATTCAGCAGCGCTTGACCCACCAAAACGACCATTGCCCCCACGGCTACTAGCCGGTATAGAGGCTGCTTTAACCGCAGGGCCACCAACATGGCCAGCGAGGCATATAGGCCCAAAAATAGCAGCAGCACCAGACAGCCCGCAAAGCCAAACTCTTCAGCAAATACGGCAAAGATAAAGTCGGTGTATTGAATGGGCAACGAATACAGCTTTTGCTCAGACAGCCCAAACCCCTGGCCCCACAACCCACCAGACCCAATGGCCAACAAACTCTGCACGAGCTGATAGCCCTTATTCCCCGGATCAGCCCAGGGATTTAGAAAAGAAACGATTCGCTCGCGCTGGTAAGACTTGAGACTAATGCTGACTACCGCCGCTAAGAGTCCGCCCCCTGAGGTCAGCAGCAGATATAGATAGGGCAACCCCGACGCCAATGCAATCAACCACAGGGTCAGGCCACAGATTGCCGCCGTACTGAGATTGGGCTGAATCAAAATCAAGCCCAAAATTGCCGCAAAAATGCCTAGCCAAGTGAGACGAGTTGACCAGGAGAGCCGATGCCAGCTGCCAAACAGCCGCGCCCCCTGTAACACTAGGCAGGGTTTGATCAGCTCTGAGGGCTGAATCATAAACGGGCCTATGGGCAACCAACGAGTCGCCCCATTCACGGTCACCCCCAGGGACGGGATGAGAGTCAGGGCTACCAGCCCTACCAACACCAGCAGCACAATGCCTGAACCCTGGATCAACCGATCTAGGGAGGTATGTACAATCCGGTTGAACACCACTAACCCAACCACCACCCACATCAGTTGAACCATCACGTAGTGCAGTCCATAGCCATGCTCAACGACGGCTACCGCATAGGAGGCAGAAAACAGCACTAGCAGCCCAGCTCCTAGCCATACAAAGGTGAGCCACCGGAGCCAGCGGGCTTCCGCTGACCACTGACTTACCGTGGGGTCAATCCATGGAATCAATCGCGCAATGTTCACCCTGCTACCCCGCCTGCCCTAAGGCCAAGTCGTTCAACGGCCAAGTATAGCGGAGGCAACTATTTTTGTGATTTCTAAACGGCCCAAAACTCACAAAAATAGTTAACCTGAGAGCCTTCGCCAAAAACACAACGGCAGGGCCAGCCCATTGGCTAACCCTGCACGTATCACAGCATTATTTAGTAACGCAGTAAAAAAATTTCTTAGATGCTCTGCTAAAGCAGGTCTCCGGTTGCAAAACCAATTAGAGCAGACCAGTATTGGCACCCTGGCGACCGGTGGCCAGTTCAACCTTGACGATTTTGCCGCCCATTTTTTGAATGCGCTGCTGCTCTTTAAACCAGTTGTCGTAGGGGACTAGCTTGGTGAAGAAGGTATTTTGTAGTTCCCGCTGGGTGCGAATTCTAGTTTGGCTAGGAACACAAGCGGTGATCTTAAACATGCGCATGGCCGAAAACTCTCCTGCTATCTCATTGGACAGATGTAAACCAAATCCAAGTCCAGAAGTGGAGCTTTGCCGCTAGGAAAACCACAGATTCCGAGCTGGACTTGGTGCAAAGACTTAAAAGCCAGAGTCGAAAGCCAATGCTTAGACAGCAGGAAGACAGTAAAGCACAACCCAGTGTCTTCAACACTCGCCCCTGACTCTGGCCTAGGTCAGCTCTGGCCAATGGCCAAAGCGCAATGGATGAGCCTGGACTAGCTCAAGCCAGAGCAGATGTAGTCAAAGTAAACGCCCATTTCCTTACCAGCGTCAGCGCCCACCAGGCTGGCGGTCACTTCTTTCATGGCTTGGATGGAGTTAACGGTAGCGCCGATGGGTACACCCAGGGAGTTGTAGGTTTCCTTGAGGCCGTTGAGCACGCGCTCATCCAGGATGGAGGGATCCCCAGCCAGCATGGCGTAGGTGGCGTAGCGCAGGTAGTAGTCGAGGTCGCGGATGCAGGCCGCATAGCGACGGGTGGTGTACATGTTGCCACCGGGACGGGTGATGTCAGAGTACAGCAGGGACTTAGCCACGGCTTCCTTGACGATTTCAGCGGCGTTGGCGCTGATGGTGCTAGCGGCACGAACGCGCAGCTCACCGGTTTGGAAGTAGGCTTTGAGCTTGTCTAGAGCAGACCCGTCCAGGTACTTGCCCTGCACGTCGGAGGAATTGATAACAGAAGTAATTGCGTCTTGCATTGGTGAAGCTTCCTTAGAACTGACGTAATCTCAACAACGAATCGACGAAGTAGCGCGATCGCGACTACTGCATAGCGCCGACAACATAGTCGAAGTAGGATGCGGCTTCGGAGGCGTCATCGCTGGACAGCAGCGAGGTAGCCACAGCCTTCATGGAGCGCACAGACTCAGCCACAGCGGGGATGGGGGTGCCCAGGGAGTTGTACATTTCGCGCACACCCACCAGACCAATTTCTTCGATGGGGGTCACATCACCAGCAACCACACCGTAGGTGATTAGGCGCAGGTAGTAGTCCATGTCACGCAGGCAGGTAGCGGTCATTTCTTCGCCGTAGGCATTGCCACCGGGAGAAACGATGTCAGGGCGCTTTTGGAAGAGCTGGTTGCCAGCTTCCTTGACGATGCGCTCACGGGATTCGGTCAACACCTGAGCAATGCGCAGACGGCGCTCACCAGAGGTGACAAAGCCCTTGATGCGATCTAGCTCACCGGGGCTAAGGTAACGAGCCTCAGCATCGGCATTCACGATTGACTTCGTGACAATACTCATTGATGGATTCCTCCGAAAAATATGACCAGATGAATTGAAACTGGCATTTAAGGGTTTAGGGCCAGAGCTAACTCTATGTAGAACCTCAGACCTGGCAACCTTCCCGATTAATTGTCCGGTATTGCGTCAGCCTTCTTCAAAGTCGCGAAATATTTTGTAATAGTTTTCCTCAGGTTTCCCGAAGGCCGATGGGAACGCGATTTTGGGGCCGCGTACACACAGCCCTATCCCACAAAAACTATGGCCCTAGCTCAATTTAGAGCCTGGGCTTCATACTTCGTTACCTAATTTAGCTGGCGAAATTTTTAGGCCAATGTTTAGCCAGAACTACCGACTGCGCTTGATGCTATTAATCACAGCGAACAGAGGTAGTGTTGCTACCTCTGTTCGCTGGTCACAGCTTAGGCGCGACGGTAAGGAACGCCCTGCTCACCGAAGTAGCGTAGGTACTCGGCAGAGCTGAGCATAGCTTCGGCAACGGCCATGCTACCGCTCTTGGTCGCGATCGCTTGGTAGTCAGCCAAGTCTGCCTCCAGGTTTCGCCCCAGCAGCTGACGAGCCATGATGGCGACCAGCTTAGGGGTTGGATAAGCGGCGACGAACCGCTCCTGGTAAGCCGGGGACTGCACCAGCTGGCGAATGAACTCACGCAGGGTAATGCGATCGCTCTTCACCAAAGCTTCTGCCTCCGCTAATCGCCATTCAGGCAAAATATCCCCTTCAGGCAGCACCATTACCTGGCGGTAGACCGCAGTGAGCACCTGATCGATCTGTTCAGGGCTGGCACCGGGTGACCGGCGGTAAAAGCGGGTGCTTGGCACCGCCACTGACAACACCTCCGCCTCAACTGAAGACCGTCCTACGGTAGCGGCGAGGGCTGCTGTAGTTGCAGCCTGGGTAGCTACGGCATCCGCCATCAGCGGCAAGTCGGCTACATTCGTCGTGGCTTTGGCGCTGACAAAGCTAGGCACGATTAAATCGCGATTCTGCTTGGTCAAGCGGTTGTAAAGCTTCTCCGTGTTGGGGAAGTTGGCCGCCGGCAGGGTGGGATAGCGGCGATAGGGCACCGTATCTTCCCCAAAGCTGTCGGCATACTCAGGGGTGTTCAGCATCGACTGAATAAACCCGCGAATTCCTTCGCTGGCCAACACCTGGTTGTACTTGCGAATTTCCGCCTGATCTAAGGGGGCACGTCCTAGGAAGTGCTTGGTACCGAACTCGATCACCTGGGTGTTGGGGTAGGGGGCGTAGAACTCTTTGATATAAAGAGTCGAGGTACCCAGACCTTCAATAAACTCCTTCAGGTTAATTTCGCCGTTACCCAGCTTGCTTTCTAGCGCCGTGAACTCGCTCTTGACAATATAAGGAGCAATATCGCGCTCGAAGATTTGCCGGTAGGCGGCGGCCGTCACCAGCTTGAGGTTGGGCTTGTCGGCTAGAGAGGTGAGCTTAAACACCTTGGTCTGCTGACGCTGGCGATTAACCCCCTGGTTCAAGCGCCGCTGCACTTCGGGAATTGCCCGATCTTCAGTAACGGCACCCAGTTCTACAAAGCGAGGTACGGTGGTGTCGGCCACAGGCACCATGCCTTTCTCGGCCAGACTGCCCGCCCGCATGCTGCGTAGAGACAGCCCCTTCGGCGTTAGGTAGCGCTCGTAGGGAACCGTATCTTCGCCAAAGGCTTCGGCGTATTCCTGGCTGTCGATAATCGAATCGACTAGGGCGTAGAAGCCTTTCTTCGCGCAGATGTCAAAGTAGGCGTTGGTTTCCTTGCGCCCGTAGGTGGGGCGACCCAACAGGCGACGGTGAATGTATTCCACCGCCTTCATCACGTACAGCGATGACCAGTAGGTTTTGCGGAAAGACTCGGACTTGGCGATCGCCCGAATGAACTCCTTCAGGGTAATCTCGCCGTTTTCTAGCTTGATCTCAGCGACTTTGGAGCGCTGACCCGAGTACACCTCGCGGCCAAACACCTGACGGTAAGCTGCGCTAATGATCGTTTGAGTCGAGCTTTCGGAGTAACGAACGCTGTTCTGGGTATTGCCCGTTCTGGGAATTTGATCCAGCTTGAACACCTTGGCCCCTAGCGAACCTGGATTCTCAGGTCGGGCGGCGGGGTTGCTCAGTTGGTTGTTAATACCAGGACCCCGGTGAATCAGAATACGGCGGGTATCTTTGTTAAAGAAGGCCGGCGTAGCGCTGACGTTGCGGGTTTCCTTGGGGAAAATCGCCCCAAACTGAATTTCCAGCGGGTCGTTGCCAGAACCGTAGGGGTGCTGGTCGGGCAGAGGCTGCTCGTAGGCCGCAAACAGGGTGATGAATTGCGGCTTTTTGCGGAAGGGCGCGCTGTAGTTAAACAGCTCAAACTGAGGACCCCAGTTGCGGCACTCTTGGGCTTCTTGGCCCAGGCCGCGCAGGTAGGGTACGGTCTCTTCGCCAAAGTAGTCGGCGTATTCCTTTGAGTCCACCAAGGCATCAATTAGAGCTGCCAGACCACCGTTAGAGACGATGGAGAAGTAGTGGCGCACCTCTTCGCGAGAACTGGGCGCACGACCTAGGATGTGGCGGAAGGCCAGTTCCAAGGCACGGCTGTTGATGTAGGGGTCAAAGAAATTCTTGCGGTATAGGGGCGATTTGGCCAGGCGACGCACAAACTCCTTCATGGAGATTTCGCTGTTCTTCACCTTCGATTCCAGGTCGGAGACCGAGAGGGAGTAGGCCCGGGTGATGTCGCGCTCAAAGATCTGACGGTAGGCCGCTTTCACCACATCGTTTTTCTCTACCGCCGACAGGCCCGGCTTCATCGCATACTTGGGCCGACGCTCGGCAGCGTTGAAGTAGATTTGGGGCAGCTGTAGGCCCTGCAGGTCGTTAGAAGACCGCTGCCGCACCTTGTCAGAGGGGGTTGGAGCCTTGAATTCGCTCAGCAGAACGTCAAAGTACTGGGCCACCAAATCCCGCGCTTCAGCATCGTTAGTCACGTAGCGCAGGGACGCTGCCTTCATGGTTTGAATGGCCACGATGGTCGCCGCTGAAGAGCAGGCATTTTCGATGATTTCGCGCAGACCACGCACGTTGACCGAGATGATGTTGGGGTCGCCCGCCACAATCGCGTAGGTCACGTAGCGCAGGAACCAGCTCATGTCGCGCAGCGACTTGGTCATGTTGCTAGGACCATAGCGCGACACGCTGATGGGGCGGAACCCAGGAGGAACCGGCCCAGACGGCGTAGAGCTAAATAGGTTTTGGAACAGGCCACCGCCACCACTCTCAATGAAGGTTGAGGTGCCCAGCCGGGAAGCCTCGGTTTCATCTAAGACGGTGCCAGCTCGGGTTTTTTCAACCGGCGATTCGCTCTCGACTCGCTCCAGGTAGGCCAAGGGAGACCCCCCGGTAAAGATGCGGTTGGCCGCCTGGGAGACAATCAATTCGGAGTAACGGGTCAAGACCTCGGCAATCTGTACCCGCTTAAGACCAGAACTAAAAAAGCCCGATAGCTCATCTAGCTCACCCCGGCCCATGTAGCGGTCTTGCTGCTCGGCCTGGGAAATCGTGGCCACCGGCAGAGTTTGGTAGAGCTGGGGCCGCGCCGGTGCACTTCCACCACTTGCTTTAACACTCATGCGTTTTCAAAGGCTCCCTATGCGGACAATGACGGCATCAAAAAAGAATCTATTCAATCGGTTTTGAGGGCGTGAGACTCTGCAATGCCCAGGAACTCTCCCTGAACCAGAGCAAAATCACTGAACCCGTTTGAAGGTAAAGCGTTGTTAACCTCACCGGCCACGCATTCAAGCAGGGCACCGAATGCGGTATCTATGGATGGCGGGCTGTTCGCTGACCTGGAATCAGATTAAACCGTTTCAGGACAGCAACACAGATTATTAAAAACTGTGTAACATCCGGCCTGGCAAATGCCTGTGGTCATCATAGAGGATGGTCACTACACCCCTGAGAAGGCGGATAAGTTTTGTAACGTTTCGTGATAAAGCTGAGGGGCTCAACCGCTCAAAGTCGCTTCTGGTCAGGAATTCATCCGGCGGCTGACTGTAACGCTGGCTTTGGCTGAGGCCGAGGGCGAAGGTTCTCTAACTCTGATGACTGGGCGATGCTTTGCTGCTCCGCTTGATTCCTCAACTCTTGTTAGTTCATCTCATTGCCAATCCATTCGCCAATATCTTTTATGGACGACTCGATCAACACCCAGGCGGTCAGCGATGCAGTGGCCAGCCTTTACAACACCTATCCGTTTCCGCCCGAACCCCTCTTAGATGAAGCGCCGCCGGGCTATAACTGGCGCTGGTACTGGCCGACGGTGCACAGTTTTTGTACCGGGGCCGCCCCTGCGCCAGGACCTGTGCGCGTGCTAGATGCGGGCTGCGGCACTGGGGTGAGCACTGAATATATCAGTCACCTGAACCCAGAGGCTGAGGTGCTGGGGATCGATCTGAGTGAACGGGCGATCGCCACCGCTACCGAGCGCTGCCGCCGCTCTGGGGCGACCAACGTGCAGTTTCGCCAGCTCAGTATCTATGATGTCGACCAAATTGAGGGTGAGTTCGACTGGATCAATTGCGTCGGCGTGATTCACCATATGCCCGACCCGTTAAAAGGGCTCCAGGCCTTGGCGACTAAGCTGGCTCCGGGTGGCTTTATCCATCTATTTGTCTACGCCGCTATTGGTCGGTGGGAAATCTCTCTGATGCAGCGGGCGATCGCCCTTGTCCAGGGCAGCCAGCGGGGTGACTACCGCGACGGGGTACAGGTGGGCCGACAGATTTTTGCCAGTCTGCCCGAGGGCAACCGACTGAAGCAGCGAGAGCGCGATCGCTGGGCCATGGAAAACCACCGCGACGAATGCTTCGCTGACATGTACGTCCACCCCCAGGAAATCGACTACACCCTCGATAGTTTATTTGACCTGATTGATGCATCGGGTCTGGAGTTCGTTGGCTTCTCCAACCCCCAGGTGTGGCAGCTCGATCGCTTGCTAGAGGCCGACCCTGATCTGCTAACGCGCGCCCAGCAGCTCTCAGAAAAAGATCGCTACCGCCTAGTCGAGCTGCTCGATCCAGAAATCACCCACTTCGAATGGTTTCTGGCCCGCCCCCCCTATCCCCGATTTACCTGGGAGGACGATGCCACCCTGCTGGCGGCCCTGCCCATGCGCAACCCCTGCATGGAGGGCTGGCCCAGCCAGAGCATTTTTGACCACAACTATCAGATTATTTCCCTAGAGCCCAAAGAATTTGAGTTTTTGCAGGCCTGTGATGCTCAAGCACCGATTTCTGAGGGCGACCGTCCTGCCAGCTCTAACGCCAATCAGCCCACCGCCACCGTCGCCGATCTAATTTCCCTTGGGGGATTCACCCTTCAAGACGTACGCCAAATGCACCAGCGTCAGCTGATCCTGTTGCGATCGCCACAGCAGAATCCATAAAGTTTGATCGAAGATAACGGATTTATCTTTTGGGGAGCGTCTATTAAGTATTATTGCCGTGATATGATCACCTACGGCCTGCATGTGCGGGCCAAACCCCTTAACGGCTAAGGATTAGGCGCTTTTGTGGCCCCATTGCCCCCCGAACACACCGACCCCATCACTCAGGTTGAAGCAGAGGTAGACCCCGGTCAACCGGAAGGTCAAAGCCTCCCTCCG is a genomic window of Nodosilinea sp. E11 containing:
- a CDS encoding cytochrome c biogenesis protein; translated protein: MAASDTSPPTIKDGVRNYFQQDLLPLLADLRLAIVLLLAIAAFSISGTVIEQGQTLEFYQTNYPEDPALFGFLSWKVILTSGLDHVYRTWWFLALLIVFGASLTACTFTRQFPALGAAQKWKYYTQPRQFQKLALSAELSATDLDSLAAGLAQKRYLVFRDATQLYGRKGIVGRIGPIVVHASMLLILSGAIWGAMTGFFAQEIVPSGETFQIRNIFDAGPWAAAQIPKDWSVRVNRFWIDYTPEGNIDQFYSDLSVLDSAGDEIDRKTIFVNQPLRHRGVTLYQADWGIAAVQVKLNNSPVLQLPMQPLENDGPRFWGTWLPTKPDMSEGVTLLASDLQGSVLIYDNAGQLVSTVRKGMAAEVNGIRLSLVDVVGSTGLQIKADPGIPLVYGGFGLLMLGVIMSYVSHSQVWALAKNGIVYVGGRTNRAQVAFERELLALLEDLS
- a CDS encoding cytochrome c biogenesis protein CcdA — encoded protein: MFQSLQLYLYEIAQWANQLVNAQLTQVSWISLSVVGLAGLLTSLSPCLLSMLPIMVGYMGGYEAGNRRGALVRSLSFALGLATTLALLGLIAGFFGLVYGQVAWGLPIVVSVVAIAMGLNLLGVMPLALPAGAGPTFERWNLPPWLRAYALGLTFGIVASPCSTPVLATLLAWISATKDPVLGSALLLAYAVGYVTPLVLAGTFTASLKRLLDLRQWSSWVTPASGALLLGFGVFSLLSRLLPATLV
- a CDS encoding FtsW/RodA/SpoVE family cell cycle protein, coding for MNIARLIPWIDPTVSQWSAEARWLRWLTFVWLGAGLLVLFSASYAVAVVEHGYGLHYVMVQLMWVVVGLVVFNRIVHTSLDRLIQGSGIVLLVLVGLVALTLIPSLGVTVNGATRWLPIGPFMIQPSELIKPCLVLQGARLFGSWHRLSWSTRLTWLGIFAAILGLILIQPNLSTAAICGLTLWLIALASGLPYLYLLLTSGGGLLAAVVSISLKSYQRERIVSFLNPWADPGNKGYQLVQSLLAIGSGGLWGQGFGLSEQKLYSLPIQYTDFIFAVFAEEFGFAGCLVLLLFLGLYASLAMLVALRLKQPLYRLVAVGAMVVLVGQALLNMGVATGVLPTTGLPFPLLSYGGSSMVASLATAALLVRAARDINLDAPVPLQRHQSAAGNQARSPLRVLDGGNALS
- a CDS encoding phycobilisome linker polypeptide; amino-acid sequence: MRMFKITACVPSQTRIRTQRELQNTFFTKLVPYDNWFKEQQRIQKMGGKIVKVELATGRQGANTGLL
- the apcB gene encoding allophycocyanin subunit beta; amino-acid sequence: MQDAITSVINSSDVQGKYLDGSALDKLKAYFQTGELRVRAASTISANAAEIVKEAVAKSLLYSDITRPGGNMYTTRRYAACIRDLDYYLRYATYAMLAGDPSILDERVLNGLKETYNSLGVPIGATVNSIQAMKEVTASLVGADAGKEMGVYFDYICSGLS
- a CDS encoding allophycocyanin, which codes for MSIVTKSIVNADAEARYLSPGELDRIKGFVTSGERRLRIAQVLTESRERIVKEAGNQLFQKRPDIVSPGGNAYGEEMTATCLRDMDYYLRLITYGVVAGDVTPIEEIGLVGVREMYNSLGTPIPAVAESVRSMKAVATSLLSSDDASEAASYFDYVVGAMQ
- a CDS encoding phycobilisome rod-core linker polypeptide produces the protein MSVKASGGSAPARPQLYQTLPVATISQAEQQDRYMGRGELDELSGFFSSGLKRVQIAEVLTRYSELIVSQAANRIFTGGSPLAYLERVESESPVEKTRAGTVLDETEASRLGTSTFIESGGGGLFQNLFSSTPSGPVPPGFRPISVSRYGPSNMTKSLRDMSWFLRYVTYAIVAGDPNIISVNVRGLREIIENACSSAATIVAIQTMKAASLRYVTNDAEARDLVAQYFDVLLSEFKAPTPSDKVRQRSSNDLQGLQLPQIYFNAAERRPKYAMKPGLSAVEKNDVVKAAYRQIFERDITRAYSLSVSDLESKVKNSEISMKEFVRRLAKSPLYRKNFFDPYINSRALELAFRHILGRAPSSREEVRHYFSIVSNGGLAALIDALVDSKEYADYFGEETVPYLRGLGQEAQECRNWGPQFELFNYSAPFRKKPQFITLFAAYEQPLPDQHPYGSGNDPLEIQFGAIFPKETRNVSATPAFFNKDTRRILIHRGPGINNQLSNPAARPENPGSLGAKVFKLDQIPRTGNTQNSVRYSESSTQTIISAAYRQVFGREVYSGQRSKVAEIKLENGEITLKEFIRAIAKSESFRKTYWSSLYVMKAVEYIHRRLLGRPTYGRKETNAYFDICAKKGFYALVDSIIDSQEYAEAFGEDTVPYERYLTPKGLSLRSMRAGSLAEKGMVPVADTTVPRFVELGAVTEDRAIPEVQRRLNQGVNRQRQQTKVFKLTSLADKPNLKLVTAAAYRQIFERDIAPYIVKSEFTALESKLGNGEINLKEFIEGLGTSTLYIKEFYAPYPNTQVIEFGTKHFLGRAPLDQAEIRKYNQVLASEGIRGFIQSMLNTPEYADSFGEDTVPYRRYPTLPAANFPNTEKLYNRLTKQNRDLIVPSFVSAKATTNVADLPLMADAVATQAATTAALAATVGRSSVEAEVLSVAVPSTRFYRRSPGASPEQIDQVLTAVYRQVMVLPEGDILPEWRLAEAEALVKSDRITLREFIRQLVQSPAYQERFVAAYPTPKLVAIMARQLLGRNLEADLADYQAIATKSGSMAVAEAMLSSAEYLRYFGEQGVPYRRA
- a CDS encoding class I SAM-dependent methyltransferase yields the protein MDDSINTQAVSDAVASLYNTYPFPPEPLLDEAPPGYNWRWYWPTVHSFCTGAAPAPGPVRVLDAGCGTGVSTEYISHLNPEAEVLGIDLSERAIATATERCRRSGATNVQFRQLSIYDVDQIEGEFDWINCVGVIHHMPDPLKGLQALATKLAPGGFIHLFVYAAIGRWEISLMQRAIALVQGSQRGDYRDGVQVGRQIFASLPEGNRLKQRERDRWAMENHRDECFADMYVHPQEIDYTLDSLFDLIDASGLEFVGFSNPQVWQLDRLLEADPDLLTRAQQLSEKDRYRLVELLDPEITHFEWFLARPPYPRFTWEDDATLLAALPMRNPCMEGWPSQSIFDHNYQIISLEPKEFEFLQACDAQAPISEGDRPASSNANQPTATVADLISLGGFTLQDVRQMHQRQLILLRSPQQNP